The DNA segment GGGTGACGCTGACCCGACAGGGTGAAGTGTTCCTGCATTTTGCCGAAATGTCATTGGCGGCCTTGCAGCAGGGGTTGAGCGGTGTTGAACAGGTGGGTGCGCAAGGCAAGACACGGTTGTCTGTGGGGGCCTTGCCCTCTGTTGCGGCCCGGTTGATGCCGGATGTCGCCGCCGAATTTGCTGATCTGGCACCGGGATCCAGCCTGCGGATCATGGATGGGCCGCATGGGTATCTAATGGAGCGGTTGCGGGTCGGGGATCTGGATCTGGTCATCGGGCGATTGGGGCGACCTGACACCATGCAGGGCGTTTCCTTTACACAGCTATACGAAGAGCGTGTCGAATTCGTGGTGCGGGCAGGACACCCATTGTTGCAGGCCCCCGACATTCAACGCATTGGCGACTGGCAGGTGATCTATCCGTCCGAAGGATCGGCCATTCGTCCGCTGGTGGACCGATTTTTGATCGCACATGGGGTTGGGGGCATCGACAATCGGTTGGAAACCGTATCGGGTGCGTTCGGGCGCGTCTTTACCCGCCGGTCGGATGCGATCTGGATTATTTCAGCGGGGGTCGTTGCCAACGAGATTTCAGACGGACATCTGGTGGCGCTGCCCTTTGATACAGGGATCACACGAGGTCCCGTCGGGTTGATGCAACGCCCGGATGAAACACCGGCCCCACAGGCGCGGGTGTTCGGGCTGGCGGTCAATTCGGTGTTGCAGCGGCTGGGGCTGACACAGTAATGCGATATAGCTTTCATTCGCCGTCCAGTTTGCCAAAATAGCCAGATGCAAAACGCGACTGACAATCGAACTGACAAAACCGTCAAGATTCTGGTTCTCGTGACGCCCAGCTTTAACATGGCTGCAACCGTTGGATTCCTGGACCCGTTCCGAGCCGCCAATTATTTGGACGGACGGTCCCATTTTCAATGGCAGCTCGTCTCGCCAACCGGGGGCGCATGTCTGGCCAGCAACGGTATGAGCATGGATACCGTGGCGCTGTCCATGGTACAGGAGACGCGTTACGATATTGTCATCGTGTCAAGCAGCTGGGCACCAGAGACGCATAAATCGGCTCCGTTGAATGCGGCGCTTTGGCGATGGGCTCGCCAGGGCAGCACCATCGGGGCGATTGACACCGGAGCCTTTATCCTGGCCGAGGCGGGATTGCTGAAACACCGTCGTGCGACGGTGCATTACGAACATATCGATGCGATGATTGAACTGTTTCCCGATGTGGGAACCAGCGAAGAACTGTTTGTGTTCGACGGCAACAGGATCACCTGCTGCGGCGGGGGGGCTGTGGTGGATTTTGCCCTGCACATCATACGGGGCACCCATGGCGACGAGCTGGCCAATGCGGCAGCACGTTACCTGTTTCACCAGACTGTCCGCCCGGTCGGAGCGTTACAGAATCCGGGGTTGGCCGAACCGATAGGACAGCTGGCACCTGGCGTTGTGAAACGTGCCATTGCAGTCATGGAACAGAACCTGGAAGCCCCGCTTAGCATTCCGGAAATCTGTGCCGCCGTCGGGATTTCACAGCGCCAGCTGAATCGGCAATTCACCACCTACGTCAAAAAAACGCCAATGCTGTATTACAGGGACATCCGGCTTGATCGCGCACGTGGGCTGGTGACCCAAACCGAAATTCCGCTTGCCGAAGTGGCGGTCGCGTCGGGGTTTTCCAGCCAGGTACATTTCAGCCGAGCCTATCGTCAGCGGTTTGGGCTGGCCCCGCGCTCTGATCGAGTCGAAGGGCGGGTTCCATTTGAATTTCGGGCCTGGCCGATGCATCGAAAGACAGATTAGCCGAAAGCTGGCCGATTTTGTATAAAACGTGGCGAACTGCGCACAGAAACTGAACAGGAAAAGCCCAATTCTGATACATAAGCCGGATCGCCCGGCCTGCTCATCAACCAATTTCGGAGGAGGCTTGTTATGACGGAGCTGCCCAGCACCCAGCAATTCGCAGAGATTTCCCGCGGCTATGATGAAAATGCGTCTCGATCATTTTCTCTGCGTGCACAGGCCTATACCGATCCGGCCTGGTATCAGGTGGACCTGCGTGAAATCATCGCCAAAACATGGCAATGGGTGTGCCACTTCGAAAAGGTTCGCGTCCCTGGTAGCTACACCACCATCGAAATTGCCGGCCAGCCGATTGCCGTGGTTCGTGGACGTGATGGGGCATTGAGAGCGTTTTACAACGTCTGCAAACACCGGGCCCACGAACTCTTGTCTGGCGAAGGGGAAACAACCCGGATCATGTGCCCGTATCATGCCTGGGTTTACAAACTGGACGGCCAATTGGTGCGTGCGCCCCATACCGAAAACCTGGAGGGGTTCGACGCCGGTGAGATCTGCCTGGATGAGGTCAAGGTCGAGGAATTCTGTGGGTTTGTTTATGTGAACCTCGATCAGAATGCTCGGTCCCTTTCGGACATGTCAGGTGATCTTGAAACTGAAATTCGCCATTGGGCACCAGACATTGATGGCCTGACATTTGCGCATCGATTGACCTATGACATCAAATCCAACTGGAAGAATGTCGTCGATAACTTTCTGGAATGTTATCACTGCCCCACAGCGCACAAGGATTTCTGTGACCTGGTCGATATGGACACCTACAAGGTGACAACCCATGGGATTTATTCCAGTCACATGGCAGATGCGGGCAATACACCCAACAGCGCCTATGACGTTTCCAATGCCACAGTGAAAACACACGCCGTTTGGTGGCTTTGGCCGAATACGTGCATCATGCGATATCCGGGGCGGTCTTCGATGATTATCCTGAATATCATTCCGGCAGGCCCCGACCGGACGCTGGAGACATATGATTTCTTTCTTGAGGACAAAACTCCGAACGAGGCCGAGCTGGATTCGATCCGGTATCTGGATGAGGTTTTGCAGGTCGAAGACATCAACATCGTTGAAAGCGTGCAAAAGGGCATGAACACACCTGCGTTCGACAGAGGCCGCATTGTCAACGATCCTGGCGGGTCCGGTATGTCGGAACATGCGGTGCATCATTTCCACGGTCTGGTTCTAGATGCCTATAAACGGGCCGCTGGATGATGTCCCCCTGTCCGTCTGGTTCGCCGCGGACAAAGCCGATGTTGTACGAGCCACCGCCGCAGGGTGGTGACCTCATCACATTGGTTCAACAGGGAGAAAAAAATGGCACAGCCGGCCAATATCGTTATCATAATGGCAGACCAACTGGCACCGCACTATTGCGGTGCCTATGGGCACAAGGTCGCCAAAACCCCGCATATTGATGCATTGGCTGCGGGTGGAATGCGCTTTGACGCGGCCTATTGCAACAGTCCGCTGTGTGCGCCGTCCCGTTTTGCTCTCATGTCAGGACAGTTGATCAGCCGCATTGCCGCCTATGACAACGCAAGCGAGTTCCCCGCATCGGTGCCCACTTTTGCTCACTATCTTGGAGCGTTGGGCTATCACACGTGCCTGTCGGGCAAAATGCATTTTGTCGGCCCAGACCAGAAACACGGCTTTCAGGATCGGGTAACCACCGATATTTACCCGGCTGATTTTGCCTGGACGCCAGATTGGGAGGCCCCCGACGAACGCATCGACAAATGGTACCACAACATGCAAACCGTCAAGGAAAGTGGCGTGGCGGTCGCTACGTTTCAAACCGATTATGATGACGAAGTCGGCTTTACCGCGCGGCGGTGGCTGATTGATAGGGGGCGGGATCGAGCACAGGGACAGAGCGCCCCGTTTGCCTTGGTGGCCAGTTTTATTCACCCGCATGACCCCTATGTGGCCAAACCCGAGTTCTGGGATCTCTATTCGGACGACGACATCGAATTGCCTGAATTCGTACTGTCTGCCAAAGCGCAGGATCCGTTTTCGCGTCGTGTGATGGACGGGATCGAGGCCAGCACGGTTGCGTTAACAGACGAAGAAGTGCGCCGTGCACGCCGGGCCTACCTGGCCAATGTCAGTTACTTCGACAGCAAAGTTGGCGAAATTGTCAGAACGCTCGAAGATATCGGAGAGCTGGACAATACCATTGTCATGGTCACTGCTGATCACGGTGACATGTTGGGCGAGCGCGGATTGTGGTACAAGATGAACTTCTTTGAACATTCGGCGCGAATTCCCCTGATCATGGCTGGACCGAATGTGGAGCAGGGGGCGGCGCTCAATGCGTGTTCGCTTGTCGATATTCTGCCAACAGTCATCGAAATCGCCGGGGGCAATGATGCGATCTTGGGTGAGCCGGTGGATGGGCGCAGCCTGATGCCGCTGGCACGGGGTGAGGTGGATCCGTGTGACGAAGCCATAGGTGAGTATTGTGCCGAAATGACTCCCGCCCCGGTGTTCATGATCCGGCGTGGGACGCTAAAATATATCCATTGCGATATTGACCCGCCACAGCTGTATGATCTTGCAAATGACCCTCTGGAAAAGGTCAATGTGGTGGCCGACGCTGCGTATGCCACCCAGGCGGAAGTGTTTTCAGCCGAGGTCAAGGATCGCTGGAACGGTGATGCATTACGGCGTGATATCATGGCCACTCAGAAGTCCCGCCGCGCGTTGCACGCGGCGATGGAAGCCGGGGCTGGCGAGGCCTGGGACTATAACCCGCCCAGCGACGCCAGCCAGCAATATGTCCGAAATCACATGGATTGGACTGTGGCGGCAAACCGCTATCGGTTCCCCCCTTTGAATACGCGCTCAAACGACACAACGACAGTGCATCAAAATGAAGGCCAAAAACATGAAACTTGAAGGAAAAATCGCACTGGTTACAGGCGGACGCGGCGGTATTGGTCGGGCCATTGTGGCCCGTTTCCTGCGCGAAGGGGCCACGGTTTATGCGGCAGATCTCAGCCCGCAAGGGTCTTTGGCGGAACATGATGATGACGGCAGCCGCTTTGTACAAATGAATGTCGCAGACGAAGCTGTTGTCCAGGCCACAATGGAGCGAGTTCGGAAAGAATGCGGAAAGCTGGACATCCTGGTCAATGCCGCAGGGATCGAAATCGAAAAGACCATCGAAGACACGTCGTTGGAAGAGTGGAACCAATCCTTTGCAGTAAATTGCACGGGTACGTTCCTGACCTCGAAATATGCATTGCCGCTGATGCG comes from the Rhodobacteraceae bacterium M382 genome and includes:
- a CDS encoding GlxA family transcriptional regulator, coding for MQNATDNRTDKTVKILVLVTPSFNMAATVGFLDPFRAANYLDGRSHFQWQLVSPTGGACLASNGMSMDTVALSMVQETRYDIVIVSSSWAPETHKSAPLNAALWRWARQGSTIGAIDTGAFILAEAGLLKHRRATVHYEHIDAMIELFPDVGTSEELFVFDGNRITCCGGGAVVDFALHIIRGTHGDELANAAARYLFHQTVRPVGALQNPGLAEPIGQLAPGVVKRAIAVMEQNLEAPLSIPEICAAVGISQRQLNRQFTTYVKKTPMLYYRDIRLDRARGLVTQTEIPLAEVAVASGFSSQVHFSRAYRQRFGLAPRSDRVEGRVPFEFRAWPMHRKTD
- the pcaQ gene encoding pca operon transcription factor PcaQ produces the protein MIDRRIKFRHIQCFIEICREHSFKLAAEKLFLTQPAISKTLKELEEIMGSTLLTRSRSGVTLTRQGEVFLHFAEMSLAALQQGLSGVEQVGAQGKTRLSVGALPSVAARLMPDVAAEFADLAPGSSLRIMDGPHGYLMERLRVGDLDLVIGRLGRPDTMQGVSFTQLYEERVEFVVRAGHPLLQAPDIQRIGDWQVIYPSEGSAIRPLVDRFLIAHGVGGIDNRLETVSGAFGRVFTRRSDAIWIISAGVVANEISDGHLVALPFDTGITRGPVGLMQRPDETPAPQARVFGLAVNSVLQRLGLTQ
- the betC gene encoding choline-sulfatase, producing the protein MAQPANIVIIMADQLAPHYCGAYGHKVAKTPHIDALAAGGMRFDAAYCNSPLCAPSRFALMSGQLISRIAAYDNASEFPASVPTFAHYLGALGYHTCLSGKMHFVGPDQKHGFQDRVTTDIYPADFAWTPDWEAPDERIDKWYHNMQTVKESGVAVATFQTDYDDEVGFTARRWLIDRGRDRAQGQSAPFALVASFIHPHDPYVAKPEFWDLYSDDDIELPEFVLSAKAQDPFSRRVMDGIEASTVALTDEEVRRARRAYLANVSYFDSKVGEIVRTLEDIGELDNTIVMVTADHGDMLGERGLWYKMNFFEHSARIPLIMAGPNVEQGAALNACSLVDILPTVIEIAGGNDAILGEPVDGRSLMPLARGEVDPCDEAIGEYCAEMTPAPVFMIRRGTLKYIHCDIDPPQLYDLANDPLEKVNVVADAAYATQAEVFSAEVKDRWNGDALRRDIMATQKSRRALHAAMEAGAGEAWDYNPPSDASQQYVRNHMDWTVAANRYRFPPLNTRSNDTTTVHQNEGQKHET
- a CDS encoding ring-hydroxylating oxygenase subunit alpha encodes the protein MTELPSTQQFAEISRGYDENASRSFSLRAQAYTDPAWYQVDLREIIAKTWQWVCHFEKVRVPGSYTTIEIAGQPIAVVRGRDGALRAFYNVCKHRAHELLSGEGETTRIMCPYHAWVYKLDGQLVRAPHTENLEGFDAGEICLDEVKVEEFCGFVYVNLDQNARSLSDMSGDLETEIRHWAPDIDGLTFAHRLTYDIKSNWKNVVDNFLECYHCPTAHKDFCDLVDMDTYKVTTHGIYSSHMADAGNTPNSAYDVSNATVKTHAVWWLWPNTCIMRYPGRSSMIILNIIPAGPDRTLETYDFFLEDKTPNEAELDSIRYLDEVLQVEDINIVESVQKGMNTPAFDRGRIVNDPGGSGMSEHAVHHFHGLVLDAYKRAAG